The Psilocybe cubensis strain MGC-MH-2018 chromosome 7, whole genome shotgun sequence genome has a window encoding:
- a CDS encoding Enhancer of polycomb-like protein 1 codes for MLEYPNVQIDWEQGCVFVQDGTIYCSPNLQRPVVIPPEPGHVVSPFEGKRLNAAMFKQPVWWSDVFGWLSFVPLAPSFLSYPFENLCWIPIIEPLTSKESEDSEKEEHPKYVMQEADRLHWETTERNILCAAHYLRLQHGIPGTSPPPPSFFHYNKPQKSPEILRTMITLARSWFVVWMGYLSYLITQALRHEYQVAIKPQHTYQPYPYWYKKLSEQSSLEGPWLDGLCSSSVLSFDWTTPCAGVILRLSKHDKSRPPIQFFFDHHIPVYYPWTMVEDEAVLLDRSLKAFEPPEALVRKALGSILKGSDAMMCMLLIQRYCNPHNADARKIFPLDWKQKPTVVRNIFYEYMSNEDMANEAQFPEILKRLESKVSAESSAKKEVAHLAANAPMREAIGWLDEMERGSLFANWKAFFDNRAKRNSEFLAIEREDMIEYFKICQKTPPPLEQSNIYQWKIIRSSRGKKLYLRLRVNKNNQLLMYHSYPKSQRVYDAITNEWNLCTGFKPPLELAQGDDMDDEVDYGDPKDLSDVDDSESSDMAPYFSEQLSQPSSHVDDSRQELEKPTIDSTPELFVVADTVRQTPKQDTILTLKYGYGYVPALPNVNATETSSESWKAVSRCFGFEVGGQDEQLSPTERQCIIKFFTALVKSDSQMLAELCDLNDTNHSSLSHLLDFSSIQRPSPNMFIFTKPFTTAVDWVLGVESPAIALYICRLALSNPRYTLLTIARHLLKECIAFRTLVPLRLSPDTQTLRAAYAATLFRKAGYEFSHHDFQASMIYSKAMVNQPRGRAALLKGGIISRIAREHTSLDGALEGPSIEVTEHHSGFVFHSVSDGSAYCDDEMTEDELAVICGTYSIYTEIKGQVTLKLWFPPPYVWSTFNGYNWLGWTERNERFFLDHLKEIENGGQPLSANAWKRILRGGKVNRELIDNNALQAKKFLDKHLPASACSINVKVKKPKFSVPIVISEDEFELVMGIFKKVMHDKTEYLHHSLETGMEFPAFSKYQDCAKFDTYTASLAQNARTIYPYWKERRLERRGHQIIPTVNGNESDTLNESYICFRRQESKAVLKTRASQVTSSDRLARLQAEFSYPLKLAKAILTTTRTPNHKSQVVWEKRLAFMDLKRKFPSLNDKIDEELLVNKEQSTKRADTGLTRSLCFFAYI; via the exons ATGCTGGAGTATCCTAACGTTCAGATTGACTGGGAACAAGGATGTGTATTTGTCCAGGATGGGACTATCTATTGCTCTCCAAACTTGCAACGCCCCGTAGTTATCCCTCCCGAACCTGGACACGTCGTCAGTCCCTTTGAAGGCAAGCGCCTCAACGCTGCAATGTTCAAGCAACCTGTTTGGTGGTCGGATGTATTTGGATGGCTTTCCTTCGTCCCCCTTGCACCTTCCTTTCTGTCATATCCTTTTGAAAACCTATGCTGGATCCCAATTATAGAACCCTTAACGTCCAAAGAGTCTGAAGACtcagagaaagaagaacacCCCAAGTACGTCATGCAGGAGGCCGATAGATTGCATTGGGAAACCACAGAACGGAACATACTGTGCGCAGCACATTACTTGCGGTTGCAGCATGGTATACCCGGtacctctcctccacctccgtcGTTTTTCCATTATAATAAACCACAGAAGTCTCCTGAAATTCTTCGAACAATGATAACCTTGGCCAGGAGCTGGTTTGTGGTCTGGATGGGATATCTTTCTTATCTCATTACTCAAGCATTGCGCCACGAATATCAAGTTGCTATCAAGCCGCAGCACACATATCAACCTTATCCATACTGGTACAAAAAACTCTCAGAACAAAGTTCGCTTGAAGGCCCTTGGCTGGATGGGTTATGCTCATCGTCAGTACTTTCATTTGACTGGACCACCCCTTGCGCCGGTGTCATTCTACGCTTGAGCAAGCATGATAAATCCAGACCGCCAATCCAGTTCTTCTTTGACCATCACATCCCCGTGTACTATCCATGGACAATGGTCGAGGATGAAGCAGTACTTCTTGATCGTTCTCTCAAGGCCTTTGAACCCCCGGAAGCTTTGGTTCGAAAAGCGCTGGGTTCCATTCTCAAGGGTTCTGACGCAATGATGTGCATGCTGCTAATACAGCGCTACTGTAATCCACACAATGCAGATGCGCGAAAAATCTTTCCTCTGGATTGGAAACAAAAACCGACAGTGGTGAGAAATATTTTTTATGAGTATATGTCCAACGAGGACATGGCCAATGAAGCACAATTTCCGGAGATACTCAAGAGGTTGGAGTCAAAAGTATCCGCTGAATCATCAGCTAAGAAAGAGGTGGCTCATCTTGCGGCCAATGCACCCATGCGAGAGGCGATTGGATGGCTGGACGAAATGGAGAGGGGTTCTCTTTTTGCTAACTGGAAGGCCTTTTTTGACAATAGAGCGAAACGGAATAGTGAATTTTTGGCTATCGAGAGGGAAGATATGATCGAATACTTCAAAATATGCCAGAAGACTCCCCCACCTCTCGAACAGTCAAATATCTACCAATGGAAGATAATTCGTTCTTCGCGAGGGAAGAAACTCTACCTCAGACTTCGCGTGAACAAGAACAATCAGCTATTGATGTACCATAGCTATCCAAAGTCTCAAAGAGTCTATGACGCTATCACCAACGAGTGGAATCTCTGCACTGGCTTCAAACCGCCTCTTGAACTGGCACAGGGTGACGACATGGACGATGAAGTTGATTACGGCGATCCTAAAGATCTTTCTGATGTCGATGATAGTGAAAGCTCCGATATGGCACCGTACTTCTCTGAACAGCTGTCCCAGCCTTCTTCACATGTAGACGATAGTCGACAGGAGCTTGAAAAGCCCACAATTGACTCCACACCGGAACTGTTTGTCGTAGCAGACACAGTGCGCCAGACGCCAAAGCAAGACACAATTCTCACTTTGAAGTATGGATATGGTTACGTGCCGGCCTTACCCAATGTCAATGCAACAGAAACTTCATCAGAGAGCTGGAAAGCTGTATCTAGATGCTTTGGATTCGAAGTAGGCGGACAGGATGAGCAGCTCTCACCAACGGAGCGGCAATGCATCATCAAATTCTTCACCGCCTTGGTAAAGTCAGATTCACAGATGCTGGCCGAATTGTGTGATCTGAATGACACTAATCACTCCTCCCTGAGCCATTTGCTGGACTTTTCATCTATTCAAAGACCATCGCCGAACATGTTTATATTCACAAAACCGTTCACAACGGCGGTGGACTGGGTTTTGGGAGTTGAGTCCCCTGCAATTGCACTATATATCTGCCGTCTTGCTTTATCTAACCCTCGATACACGCTGCTCACAATTGCACGTCATCTTTTGAAGGAATGCATCGCATTTCGCACTCTAGTGCCATTGCGGCTATCACCCGACACTCAGACATTACGGGCAGCTTATGCAGCAACATTGTTTCGGAAGGCGGGATATGAATTTTCTCATCACGATTTTCAGGCCTCCATGATATACTCTAAAGCTATGGTTAACCAGCCTCGCGGCCGTGCGGCATTGTTAAAGGGTGGAATCATTTCACGCATTGCCCGAGAGCATACTAGTCTTGACGGAGCTTTGGAAGGACCCTCGATTGAAGTCACAGAACATCATTCTGGCTTTGTGTTCCATTCAGTCTCTGACGGTAGCGCGTATTGCGATGATGAGATGACGGAAGATGAGCTGGCAGTAATATGCGGAACTTATTCAATCTACACTG AAATCAAAGGCCAAGTCACTCTTAAATTGTGGTTTCCGCCGCCTTATGTATGGTCAACATTCAACGGGTACAATTGGCTGGGGTGGACTGAACGGAATGAGCGTTTTTTCCTTGACCATCTCAAAGAAATCGAAAATGGTGGTCAGCCTCTCTCCGCCAATGCCTGGAAACGAATACTGAGAGGCGGGAAAGTGAACAGAGAgcttatcgataacaatgCTCTGCAAGCTAAAAAATTCCTTGACAAACACCTGCCT GCTTCAGCTTGTAGTATAAATGTGAAGGTCAAGAAGCCCAAATTTTCGGTCCCTATTGTTATCTCTGAAGATGAGTTCGAGTTGGTGATGGGTATATTTAAGAAAGTAATGCACGACAAGACGGAGTATCTGCATCAC AGCTTGGAGACAGGCATGGAATTCCCTGCTTTCTCAAAGTATCAGGAT TGTGCCAAGTTTGATACCTACACCGCAAGCCTTGCTCAAAACGCAAGAACCATTTACCCTTATTGGAAGGAGCGCAGATTGGAACGACGAGGACACCAAATCATACCCACCGTAAAT GGCAATGAATCCGATACTCTCAACGAATCCTACATATGCTTCCGAagacaagaaagcaaagccGTCCTAAAGACTCGTGCATCACAAGTCACATCGTCGGATAGGCTAGCCCGACTCCAAGCAGAATTCTCCTACCCACTCAAACTCGCAAAAGCAATCCTGACAACGACAAGGACACCGAATCATAAATCTCAGGTCGTTTGGGAGAAGCGCCTAGCTTTCATGGATCTCAAGCGCAAATTTCCTAGTCTCAATGACAAGATTGATGAGGAATTGCTGGTAAACAAGGAACAATCAACCAAGAGGGCGGATACTGGATTGACGAGAAGCCTGTGCTTCTTTGCATACATATAG